One genomic region from Melioribacteraceae bacterium encodes:
- a CDS encoding alpha/beta fold hydrolase — protein MNFDPVSQDAPNDPKNPASMQPVSFTSKGCKLFGTFFFASGEGPHPTILLLHGFPGNEVNFDIAHAARRMGYNVMVFHYRGCWGSEGEYLWTHLVEDVETAVQFLQSKTAGEKYNVDTNKIILIGHSMGGFGAVFNSIKHDDIKNIASIAGFNSGLFGEFIEGNNELIQFSSDTMEPAMEFVKCNSAVTLLNEMITNKKEWNLLNHIDTLKNKNWLIIAAKHDTIAPIDIHHKPLVGALKMAGAGNFEEHILETGHSFSDSRIRLTKIICEWLSQIKI, from the coding sequence ATGAATTTCGATCCGGTATCACAAGACGCACCTAATGATCCGAAGAATCCCGCTTCTATGCAGCCGGTTTCATTTACAAGCAAAGGGTGCAAATTATTCGGAACATTTTTCTTCGCTTCCGGCGAAGGGCCTCATCCGACAATTCTTCTTCTTCACGGTTTCCCCGGTAACGAAGTAAACTTTGACATCGCACACGCAGCAAGAAGAATGGGTTATAACGTAATGGTGTTTCACTACCGCGGATGCTGGGGGAGCGAAGGTGAGTATCTATGGACTCACCTGGTTGAGGATGTTGAAACGGCAGTTCAATTCCTCCAGAGTAAAACAGCCGGAGAAAAATATAATGTTGATACAAATAAAATCATTTTGATCGGGCACAGTATGGGCGGTTTTGGCGCCGTGTTTAATTCAATCAAACACGATGATATAAAAAACATTGCTTCCATTGCCGGATTTAATTCCGGACTTTTCGGAGAATTTATTGAAGGGAATAATGAGTTGATCCAATTTAGTTCGGATACAATGGAGCCGGCTATGGAATTTGTTAAATGCAACTCCGCAGTTACACTTTTAAATGAAATGATCACGAATAAAAAAGAATGGAATCTGCTTAATCATATTGATACTTTGAAAAACAAAAATTGGCTCATAATTGCAGCAAAACATGATACAATAGCACCGATCGATATTCATCATAAACCATTGGTTGGTGCATTGAAAATGGCAGGTGCAGGAAATTTCGAAGAACATATTTTAGAAACCGGTCATTCGTTTTCTGACAGCAGAATAAGGCTGACAAAAATTATTTGTGAATGGTTAAGTCAAATTAAAATTTAG
- a CDS encoding pyridoxal-dependent decarboxylase: MSKNTLDMPSDEFKKYGYQLIDWVADYLDNIEKYPVLAQIKPGEVKSQLPKTAPTDRETFDDMINDLNKIIMPGVTHWNHPNFMAYFNSTSSGPGILGELLSAAFNSNGMVWKSNPSGTELEETVLNWFREMIGLPANYLGIVYDTASVSTMHAIAAAREYTGLDVRKKGLSGLPKFILYCTEHTHSSIEKGALTLGIGMEGVRKIPNDKNFAMIPEKLAEAISEDRSKGCLPFCVVATIGTTSSTAVDPVDSIADICIREKIWLHVDSAYAGVTAMLPEMKMYFKGMDRADSIVINPHKWLFVPVDFSVLFTSKPEVLRNAFSLVPDYLKTSEESVINYMDYGIQLGRRFRSLKFWFVLRYFGIEGLRERLREHLRLTQLFAGWVDENPNFEKLAPVYFGTVCFRAKPENIREENELNKLNERLLEKVNSTGKVFIVNTRLNGKFTIRMVISGLRMEERHVKNAWETINSELEKIIS, encoded by the coding sequence ATGAGCAAGAATACATTGGATATGCCTTCAGATGAGTTTAAAAAGTATGGTTACCAATTAATCGATTGGGTTGCAGATTATCTTGATAACATCGAAAAATATCCTGTGCTTGCACAAATAAAACCGGGTGAAGTAAAATCTCAATTACCAAAAACAGCCCCTACCGACCGGGAAACATTTGATGATATGATTAATGATTTGAACAAAATAATTATGCCCGGAGTAACACACTGGAATCATCCGAACTTTATGGCATATTTCAATTCTACATCAAGCGGGCCGGGAATATTAGGCGAATTGCTTTCTGCGGCATTCAATTCAAACGGAATGGTATGGAAATCGAATCCGTCGGGTACGGAGCTTGAAGAGACAGTACTAAACTGGTTCAGAGAAATGATCGGGCTTCCCGCAAATTATTTAGGGATTGTTTACGACACCGCTTCTGTAAGTACGATGCATGCAATCGCGGCAGCAAGGGAGTACACGGGCCTTGATGTAAGGAAAAAGGGATTGTCCGGACTTCCAAAATTTATTCTCTATTGTACAGAGCATACACATTCATCAATTGAAAAGGGAGCCCTCACTTTAGGGATTGGAATGGAGGGTGTTAGGAAGATTCCTAACGATAAAAACTTTGCTATGATTCCGGAAAAGCTCGCGGAAGCAATTTCAGAGGACAGGTCTAAAGGATGCTTGCCGTTCTGTGTAGTCGCTACAATAGGTACTACTTCTTCAACTGCCGTTGACCCGGTTGATTCAATCGCTGATATCTGTATCCGCGAGAAGATCTGGCTCCATGTAGATAGCGCTTATGCCGGGGTAACCGCAATGCTTCCGGAAATGAAAATGTATTTTAAAGGAATGGATCGTGCCGACTCGATCGTAATCAATCCGCATAAGTGGCTTTTCGTTCCGGTTGATTTTAGTGTTCTTTTCACATCGAAACCCGAAGTATTAAGAAATGCATTCAGTCTTGTTCCCGACTACCTAAAGACCTCCGAAGAATCGGTTATTAACTATATGGATTACGGAATTCAGCTCGGCAGAAGATTCCGTTCTTTGAAATTCTGGTTTGTGCTTCGTTATTTCGGTATTGAGGGTTTAAGAGAAAGATTGAGAGAACATTTACGGCTAACGCAATTATTTGCCGGGTGGGTTGATGAAAATCCTAACTTTGAAAAATTAGCTCCGGTTTATTTCGGCACCGTCTGTTTCCGCGCGAAACCGGAAAATATTAGGGAAGAAAATGAATTAAATAAATTAAACGAGAGACTGCTCGAAAAAGTTAACAGTACGGGAAAAGTGTTTATTGTTAATACCAGGCTGAACGGAAAATTTACCATTAGAATGGTAATCTCCGGCCTCAGAATGGAGGAGAGGCATGTTAAAAATGCATGGGAGACTATTAATTCCGAACTGGAGAAAATAATTTCATAA
- a CDS encoding cold shock domain-containing protein, whose translation MAERVTGTVKWFNAAKGFGFIERSEGGDLFVHFSSIKSEGFKSLEKGQKVEFTVGEGPKGPQAQDVIIVKQ comes from the coding sequence ATGGCAGAGCGTGTAACCGGAACCGTAAAATGGTTTAATGCGGCAAAGGGATTCGGATTTATTGAAAGATCTGAAGGCGGCGATCTATTCGTTCATTTCTCTTCGATTAAATCGGAAGGATTTAAGAGCCTCGAGAAAGGTCAGAAAGTTGAATTCACAGTTGGTGAAGGTCCTAAAGGACCGCAGGCACAGGATGTTATAATTGTAAAACAATAG
- a CDS encoding TM2 domain-containing protein, which produces MANVYELMPEIMGEEQMYISSIIKTMDDQKAQQFANIYRSRRKDPQIILLVTLVGFLGIAGIQRFLTDQIGLGILYLLTGGICMIGTIIDLVNYKKIAFEYNQKQAAQIAMMIK; this is translated from the coding sequence ATGGCAAACGTATACGAACTAATGCCTGAAATAATGGGTGAAGAACAGATGTATATTTCGAGCATCATCAAAACGATGGATGATCAGAAAGCCCAGCAGTTTGCAAACATCTACAGGTCACGCAGGAAAGACCCGCAGATTATTCTACTAGTTACTCTGGTCGGCTTTCTGGGTATTGCGGGAATTCAAAGATTTCTGACGGATCAGATAGGACTTGGAATTCTTTACCTGTTAACGGGCGGAATATGTATGATCGGTACTATTATAGACCTGGTGAATTATAAAAAGATTGCATTTGAGTATAACCAGAAACAGGCAGCACAGATTGCAATGATGATCAAATAG
- a CDS encoding DUF2752 domain-containing protein translates to MYKLKKIFRFADPEAILWTAALVYLFFINPYEVHEFTFCPFHNIGIENCPGCGLGRSISFFYHGDLDHSLQTHPLGIAAFFLISARIIQLTRKMINNYQQSKEAQYGKRIRTNA, encoded by the coding sequence ATGTATAAGCTGAAAAAAATATTCAGGTTTGCGGATCCGGAAGCAATTCTCTGGACAGCAGCACTGGTGTATCTCTTTTTTATTAATCCATACGAAGTGCATGAATTCACATTCTGCCCTTTTCATAATATCGGTATCGAAAATTGTCCCGGATGCGGACTCGGCCGTTCGATCTCATTTTTTTATCATGGCGACCTGGATCATTCATTACAAACTCATCCGTTAGGAATAGCTGCATTTTTTCTTATTTCCGCCAGAATAATTCAACTGACACGCAAAATGATAAATAACTATCAACAATCAAAAGAGGCTCAATATGGCAAACGTATACGAACTAATGCCTGA
- a CDS encoding 2'-5' RNA ligase family protein, which yields MALLLIAYPTIDRKDFNWIQSIRKDHDKRFYKVVDPHFTLVFPVENIKYEVFLEHVRKVVNKFGTFFFVLRCAQIVKDSFSDFTDLFLIPEEGYRLFVKLHDELYTGPLEKELRLDIPYIPHLGIANDLDPLKCKHLADKINRKNLEIVGAINKVDIVSYENNSVGSMSSIVLQ from the coding sequence ATGGCACTCCTATTAATTGCATACCCTACCATAGACAGAAAAGATTTTAACTGGATCCAATCGATCCGCAAAGATCACGATAAGCGTTTTTACAAAGTTGTTGATCCCCACTTCACACTTGTCTTTCCGGTAGAAAATATAAAGTACGAGGTTTTTCTCGAACACGTCAGAAAAGTTGTGAATAAATTCGGTACGTTTTTCTTTGTCCTCCGTTGCGCGCAGATTGTAAAAGATTCGTTCAGCGATTTTACCGATCTCTTTTTAATTCCCGAAGAGGGTTACAGGCTGTTTGTAAAACTCCATGACGAACTTTATACCGGTCCGCTTGAAAAGGAATTGCGCCTGGATATTCCTTACATACCGCATTTAGGAATCGCAAATGATCTCGATCCGTTAAAATGTAAACATCTTGCAGACAAAATAAACAGGAAAAACCTAGAGATTGTTGGCGCAATAAATAAAGTTGATATCGTTTCATATGAGAACAACAGTGTCGGGAGTATGTCGTCAATTGTTTTGCAGTAA